A genome region from Panicum virgatum strain AP13 chromosome 4K, P.virgatum_v5, whole genome shotgun sequence includes the following:
- the LOC120703674 gene encoding putative disease resistance protein RGA3, with protein sequence MHDLVHDFARLILDDKILDASKKGSTRGGSCRYALLTDCSKPLGLFLTCPDSLRALCFLDCGNIELRGDMFSSATSLCILDLSECRINQLPNSIGHLQHLKYLNAPGIRGKYIPNHITRLLKLNYLSISGSSEILALPESIGEMEELVHLDLSGCSKIRKLPELFGNLKNMEHLDLSKCSDVTGVSEQLGSLMKLEYLDVSYCKNVGNLPRALSSLTELQYLNLSFSSYLMGIQDSLLGDEESYKYPAENISNPAGGSGIVGIVEAEILGTLTKVKYLKFCIDGFSTLLLPKLPEALGCFNELKYLDLSGSSSLYKLPSSFGKLHSLLHIDLSDCYRVEGVPEALTGLNKLRYLNLSNCSIGANEELPSLRGLQEAIANLTELRYLNLKSCLETICGDQRVDESNAFLGHISALSYLEHLTLSRNGNLYSLPETFGKLRKLHKLDLSYCCNLRKLPVSISEIGSLRFLNTDGCRSIDESTLPQFRNSSFLLPHFVVLADDGESSSNIIKLKDENPPILEISRLERVKSSAEAQRINLSGKQSIGKIKFVWTKGAERFVEDIEVLKELMPPACLEYFELQGYNGIRFPPWVTSIESYLPRIIRISITELPSCTTIPPLGQLANLQELHIEQMDSITKIDGELYGCGGAFPKLTTFRLLRMENLEEWNTEHPCGEDGSHVLVFPILTLLAISGCPKLRIKPCLPRGEYFLDIRSCDDLLSPLEERYQVPESSYPAPKGLFVHYCEQPLHEWRLLHQLPGISYLSIEHCSDLTCSSTEIIRCLSSLETFSVTDCESITALPDWLGDLTSLMRLEIINCTGIQTLPMSIERLTNLQDLKVSGCPDLVQWCESEKSMTTLAHIKTKETRKRKLIYSLESYGKAKEQ encoded by the exons ATGCATGATCTGGTGCATGACTTCGCGAGATTAATATTGGACGATAAAATTTTGGATGCTAGTAAAAAAGGCAGTACTCGGGGAGGCAGCTGCCGTTATGCATTGCTCACTGATTGTAGCAAACCGTTGGGATTATTCTTGACTTGTCCTGACAGTCTAAGGGCACTGTGTTTTCTGGACTGCGGTAATATTGAATTACGTGGCGATATGTTCTCATCTGCAACGTCCTTGTGCATCTTGGATTTAAGTGAATGCCGCATAAATCAGTTGCCAAATTCTATTGGCCACTTACAGCATCTGAAGTATCTGAACGCGCCAGGTATTCGTGGTAAATATATCCCGAACCATATTACGAGGCTCTTGAAATTAAACTATCTAAGCATTAGTGGGTCTTCTGAAATATTAGCATTGCCCGAGTCGATTGGAGAAATGGAGGAACTGGTTCATCTTGATTTGTCAGGTTGTTCAAAAATAAGAAAACTGCCAGAACTGTTTGGCAATCTTAAAAATATGGAACATCTGGATCTTTCAAAATGCTCTGATGTTACAGGAGTATCAGAACAGCTGGGTAGCCTCATGAAACTGGAATATTTGGACGTATCATACTGCAAAAATGTTGGAAACTTACCAAGAGCGTTAAGCAGCCTCACAGAACTGCAATATTTGAATTTATCATTCAGCTCATACTTAATGGGCATCCAAGATAGCCTCCTTGGGGATGAAGAATCATACAAGTATCCTGCAGAAAATATTTCAAATCCTGCAGGCGGATCCGGCATAGTTGGTATTGTTGAGGCAGAGATCTTGGGCACCCTGACCAAGGTCAAATATTTGAAGTTCTGTATAGATGGATTTTCTACATTATTGCTTCCAAAGCTCCCTGAGGCTTTGGGATGCTTTAATGAACTAAAGTATTTAGACTTATCAGGTTCTTCTTCACTGTATAAATTGCCATCATCATTTGGGAAGCTCCACAGTTTACTACATATTGATTTGTCAGACTGCTATCGTGTTGAAGGTGTACCGGAAGCCTTGACTGGCCTAAACAAGCTCAGATATTTGAATTTATCAAATTGTTCCATCGGTGCAAATGAAGAACTGCCGAGTCTAAGAGGGCTACAAGAAGCAATTGCCAATCTCACTGAACTACGCTATTTAAACTTAAAAAGTTGTCTTGAAACTATATGTGGTGACCAACGAGTAGACGAAAGCAACGCTTTCCTAGGTCACATCAGTGCTCTTTCCTATCTAGAGCACCTGACGCTGTCAAGAAATGGGAATCTTTACAGTTTACCCGAAACTTTTGGTAAGCTCAGAAAGCTGCATAAGCTGGACCTCTCATATTGTTGTAACCTCAGGAAGCTGCCAGTAAGTATATCTGAAATCGGCAGTCTGAGGTTTCTGAATACGGATGGTTGCCGCAGTATTGATGAGTCCACGTTACCTCAGTTCAGAAATAGTTCTTTCTTATTACCTCACTTTGTGGTCCTTGCCGATGATGGTGAATCTAGCAGCAATATTATTAAGCTCAAGGATGAAAATCCTCCTATCTTGGAGATAAGCAGGCTTGAAAGAGTCAAGTCTTCTGCAGAGGCACAGAGGATAAATTTGTCGGGAAAACAAAGTATTGGAAAAATAAAATTTGTATGGACAAAAGGTGCTGAGAGATTTGTGGAGGACATTGAAGTTTTGAAAGAACTGATGCCACCAGCCTGTTTAGAATACTTCGAGCTACAAGGTTACAATGGCATAAGGTTTCCACCCTGGGTGACGAGCATTGAGAGTTATTTACCTCGTATCATCAGGATTTCCATTACGGAGTTGCCCAGCTGCACGACCATACCACCACTCGGTCAATTAGCAAACCTTCAAGAGCTGCATATCGAGCAAATGGACAGCATTACCAAGATTGATGGGGAATTGTACGGCTGTGGGGGAGCTTTTCCCAAACTGACAACCTTTCGTTTACTAAGAATGGAAAATCTGGAAGAGTGGAACACAGAACACCCCTGTGGTGAGGATGGTTCACATGTGCTCGTGTTCCCTATATTAACCCTTTTGGCAATAAGTGGCTGCCCCAAGCTGAGGATTAAACCGTGCCTGCCTAGAGGTGAGTACTTCTTGGACATAAGGAGTTGTGATGACCTGCTATCACCATTGGAAGAGAGATACCAGGTACCTGAATCCTCCTACCCTGCTCCGAAAGGCCTTTTTGTGCATTACTGCGAGCAGCCTCTGCATGAGTGGAGGTTGCTCCACCAACTCCCTGGGATCAGTTACTTGAGCATCGAGCATTGCAGTGACCTCACATGCAGCTCAACAGAGATCATTCGATGTCTCTCCTCCCTCGAGACTTTTTCTGTGACAGATTGCGAAAGCATTACAGCGCTGCCAGACTGGTTGGGAGACCTAACCAGTCTCATGAGACTTGAGATAATCAATTGCACTGGCATCCAAACATTGCCAATGAGCATAGAGCGACTCACCAACCTCCAAGACCTAAAAGTTTCAGGCTGCCCTGACCTAGTGCAGTGGTGTGAATCAGAGAAATCTATGACGACGCTAGCTCACATCAAGACTAAG GAAACTAGAAAACGCAAGCTTATCTACAGTTTAGAATCCTATGGAAAGGCCAAGGAGCAGTAG